Proteins from a genomic interval of Caulobacter sp. SL161:
- a CDS encoding molybdenum cofactor biosynthesis protein MoaE produces MIVTLTDQPFEPGVLVSAFCAGREETGAVATFIGLARAEQGAARALELEAYPGFTDAAITEIAQGAVTRFALQDVHIVHRVGVIAPGEAIVFVATAAAHRREAFEACDYLMDYLKSRAPFWKKEHGPEGPRWIEPTARDRTDAQRWDQEA; encoded by the coding sequence ATGATCGTCACCCTGACCGATCAGCCGTTCGAGCCCGGCGTTCTGGTTTCCGCCTTTTGCGCCGGCCGTGAAGAGACGGGCGCGGTGGCGACCTTCATCGGACTCGCCCGCGCCGAGCAAGGCGCCGCCCGCGCACTGGAGCTTGAGGCCTATCCCGGTTTCACGGACGCCGCGATCACAGAGATCGCTCAAGGCGCGGTGACGCGCTTCGCCCTGCAGGATGTCCACATCGTGCATCGTGTCGGCGTCATCGCGCCGGGCGAGGCGATTGTGTTCGTGGCCACCGCCGCCGCCCATCGCCGCGAAGCCTTCGAGGCCTGCGACTACCTGATGGACTACCTCAAGAGCCGTGCGCCCTTCTGGAAGAAGGAGCATGGCCCCGAGGGTCCGCGCTGGATCGAACCCACGGCGCGCGATAGGACCGACGCGCAACGCTGGGATCAGGAGGCCTGA
- the moaD gene encoding molybdopterin converting factor subunit 1: MARVLLFGRLADQAGWRDREIEAVDLSTLRASLSQADPVLSEALAGPGVQVAVDKTIVRGEAALSAASEVAFLPPMSGG; encoded by the coding sequence ATGGCGCGGGTGCTTCTGTTCGGGCGCCTGGCCGACCAGGCCGGCTGGCGCGACCGCGAGATCGAGGCGGTCGACCTTTCGACCTTGCGCGCCAGCCTTTCGCAGGCCGATCCTGTTCTTAGCGAGGCGCTGGCCGGGCCAGGCGTTCAGGTCGCCGTCGACAAGACCATCGTCCGTGGCGAGGCGGCTCTGTCCGCCGCCAGCGAGGTCGCTTTCCTGCCGCCGATGAGCGGCGGATGA
- the moaA gene encoding GTP 3',8-cyclase MoaA, whose protein sequence is MTPYDDSPAQAVSTTPRTTGPSLIDGFGRAVTYLRVSVTDRCDLRCVYCMAEHMTFLPKVEVLTLEELDRLASAFVGLGVRKLRLTGGEPLVRKGFIDLVARLSRHLSSGALDELTLTTNGSQLERYASDLARHGVKRINVSLDTLKPALFRALTRGGDVTRVIAGIDAAQAAGMTVKINAVALKHDNAGEIPALIQWAHGRGCDITLIETMPLGEVDQDRTDQFLSLQDVRRDLSSFWTLTDIPDSTGGPARYVRVAETGGRLGLITPLSNHFCDTCNRVRLTCTGTLHTCLGRDDASDLRAVIRRGASDAELVDAIHLAIGAKPKGHDFQIAAAQPAVARHMSTTGG, encoded by the coding sequence ATGACGCCCTATGATGACAGTCCCGCGCAAGCGGTCTCGACCACCCCCCGAACGACTGGACCGTCCCTGATCGACGGTTTTGGGCGCGCGGTCACCTATCTGCGGGTCTCCGTCACCGATCGCTGCGATCTGCGCTGTGTCTATTGCATGGCCGAGCACATGACCTTTCTGCCCAAGGTGGAGGTGCTGACGCTCGAGGAGCTGGACCGCCTAGCCTCGGCCTTCGTTGGCCTGGGTGTCCGCAAGCTGCGCCTGACGGGTGGCGAGCCGCTGGTGCGAAAAGGCTTCATCGATCTGGTGGCCCGCCTGTCCCGGCACCTGAGCTCAGGCGCGCTGGACGAGCTGACCCTGACGACCAATGGATCGCAGCTTGAGCGCTACGCCTCAGATCTGGCGCGCCATGGCGTCAAGCGGATCAATGTCTCACTCGATACGCTCAAGCCCGCGCTGTTCCGCGCCCTGACCCGGGGCGGCGACGTCACGCGCGTCATCGCCGGGATCGACGCGGCGCAGGCGGCGGGGATGACCGTCAAGATCAACGCCGTGGCGCTCAAGCATGACAATGCCGGCGAGATCCCCGCGCTGATCCAGTGGGCCCATGGGCGCGGCTGCGACATCACCCTGATCGAGACCATGCCCCTGGGCGAGGTTGATCAGGACCGTACCGACCAGTTCCTATCCTTGCAGGACGTGCGCCGCGATCTGTCGTCCTTCTGGACGCTGACGGATATCCCCGACTCCACCGGCGGGCCGGCGCGCTATGTCCGCGTGGCGGAGACCGGCGGTCGCCTGGGCCTGATCACCCCGCTGAGCAACCATTTCTGCGACACCTGCAACCGGGTGCGCCTGACCTGCACCGGCACGCTGCACACCTGCCTTGGCCGCGACGACGCCAGCGATCTGCGTGCGGTGATCCGCAGGGGCGCCAGCGACGCCGAACTCGTCGACGCCATTCACTTGGCGATCGGGGCCAAGCCCAAGGGCCACGACTTCCAGATCGCCGCCGCCCAGCCCGCCGTGGCCCGCCACATGTCGACGACGGGGGGCTAG
- a CDS encoding nucleotidyltransferase family protein — MTQRDTGRLDAIVLAAGRGVRFGGGKLTALLDGDPLVAGALLAAFRAPARHVVVAVGPEPDVRQAVEATATRLLSRDRLVLVPIDDPSAGMGASLAAAARSLPGDTDGVFVFLGDMPRIDPATPRHLATALRNPGDIVAPTYLGRRGHPVLFGARWAPVLGALSGDEGARAIVDKAGESLVRVPVDDPGVHLDVDRPSDLARVQTDRRTL; from the coding sequence ATGACGCAAAGAGATACCGGCCGTCTCGACGCCATCGTCCTGGCGGCGGGGCGCGGCGTCCGCTTTGGCGGCGGCAAGCTGACCGCGCTTCTGGACGGCGACCCGCTGGTTGCCGGCGCTCTGCTCGCGGCCTTCCGGGCGCCCGCGCGTCATGTGGTGGTGGCGGTGGGCCCGGAACCGGATGTCCGTCAGGCCGTGGAAGCGACAGCCACGCGCCTGCTGTCCCGTGACCGTCTGGTTCTTGTACCGATCGACGACCCTTCGGCCGGCATGGGCGCGTCGCTGGCGGCGGCCGCCAGAAGCCTCCCAGGCGATACCGACGGCGTTTTCGTCTTTCTGGGCGACATGCCCCGGATCGATCCGGCGACGCCGAGACATCTGGCGACAGCGCTGCGAAATCCCGGTGACATCGTCGCGCCCACCTATCTTGGGCGTCGTGGCCATCCGGTTCTGTTCGGCGCGCGATGGGCGCCTGTCCTCGGCGCGCTATCCGGAGACGAAGGCGCCCGCGCCATCGTCGATAAGGCGGGCGAGAGCCTGGTCCGCGTTCCCGTCGACGATCCTGGCGTGCATCTCGACGTGGACCGGCCCAGCGACCTCGCGCGCGTCCAAACGGATCGCAGAACGCTCTAG
- a CDS encoding xanthine dehydrogenase family protein molybdopterin-binding subunit, whose amino-acid sequence MNAPVDPKGLKAIQPSRRDVVVASTMVGGALLVGCSPADLMSAGSKVEVGAFGPFIKIAPDGVVTVISKHIEFGQGNHAGLAAIVAEELDADWSKVKVEQAPANAKLYANGNMGAQLTGGSSAISNSWDQLRKAGAGARAMFVQAAANRWNVPVGEITVKDSVLTHTSGKTATFGELLNDAAKVNPPTDPKLKDPKAFTLIGSDRVRRKDSQAKSDGTALYTQDVRLPDMLTAMVAHAPRFGGKVKSFDATEAKKVAGVVDVFEIPTGIAIVAQNTYAARMGREALKVEWDEEKAEKRGSPAIIQGYRDVLSGKDASVKWEPFDQRGDAAVLETAKGGDVVELNYEFPYLAHATMEPMNCVAAVDGNKVKLTFGSQGQTLDQLNVAKVVGCLPGSVEIETLFAGGSFGRRATFQSDYAVECVHIAKKVGKGRPVKLVWTREDDMQSGYFRPIVLHALKIKLDKDGLPAAWRHRIVTQSIMKGAPMPMGKGPDSSAFEGINDSPYLKATPVVDAQVAFPDVGVPVLWWRSVGATHTAFVMEHTIDQLAAKAGKDPVAYRRAIYTKAGAERHLAVLNLALEKAGPKATAGWTRGVGVHESFGSVVAQIAEVKLENGAPRVGRVVTAIDCGVAISPDQIAAQMEGGTCYGLSAALFGEVTLTDGQVDQTNFDGYRVLRINEAPSVETHIVPSGNAPSGVGEPGTPVIAPAVANALFALNKAATSRLPFVRSEA is encoded by the coding sequence ATGAACGCCCCAGTCGATCCCAAGGGCCTGAAGGCCATCCAGCCCAGCCGTCGCGACGTCGTGGTCGCCTCTACGATGGTGGGCGGCGCGCTCCTGGTCGGGTGTTCTCCCGCCGACCTGATGAGCGCCGGCTCCAAGGTCGAGGTCGGCGCCTTTGGCCCGTTCATCAAGATCGCGCCGGACGGCGTGGTGACGGTGATCTCCAAGCACATCGAGTTCGGCCAGGGCAATCACGCGGGCCTGGCGGCCATCGTCGCCGAGGAACTGGACGCCGACTGGAGCAAGGTGAAGGTCGAGCAAGCCCCGGCCAACGCCAAGCTCTACGCCAACGGAAACATGGGCGCGCAATTGACCGGCGGCTCGTCGGCGATCTCGAACTCGTGGGACCAGCTGCGCAAGGCCGGCGCCGGCGCTCGGGCGATGTTTGTCCAAGCGGCCGCCAACCGCTGGAACGTCCCGGTCGGCGAGATCACGGTGAAGGACAGCGTGCTGACCCACACCTCCGGCAAGACCGCCACCTTTGGCGAGCTTTTGAACGACGCCGCCAAGGTCAATCCACCGACCGATCCCAAGCTGAAGGATCCCAAGGCCTTCACGCTGATCGGCTCCGATCGTGTGCGCCGCAAGGACTCGCAGGCCAAGAGCGACGGCACGGCCCTCTATACCCAGGATGTCCGCCTGCCCGACATGCTGACGGCCATGGTCGCCCACGCCCCCAGGTTCGGCGGCAAGGTGAAGAGCTTCGACGCGACCGAGGCCAAGAAGGTGGCCGGTGTCGTGGACGTGTTCGAGATCCCTACAGGCATCGCCATCGTCGCCCAGAACACCTATGCCGCCCGCATGGGCCGCGAGGCCCTGAAGGTCGAGTGGGATGAGGAGAAGGCCGAAAAGCGCGGCAGCCCGGCGATCATCCAGGGCTATCGCGACGTGCTGTCGGGCAAGGACGCCTCGGTGAAATGGGAGCCCTTCGATCAGCGCGGCGACGCCGCTGTGCTGGAAACGGCCAAGGGCGGCGACGTGGTCGAGTTGAACTACGAGTTCCCGTATCTCGCCCACGCGACGATGGAGCCGATGAACTGTGTCGCCGCGGTCGACGGCAACAAGGTCAAGCTGACCTTCGGATCCCAGGGCCAGACCCTGGACCAGCTGAACGTGGCCAAGGTCGTCGGGTGTCTGCCAGGTTCGGTGGAGATCGAAACCCTGTTCGCCGGCGGCTCGTTCGGTCGCCGCGCCACCTTCCAGTCGGACTACGCCGTTGAGTGCGTCCACATCGCCAAGAAGGTCGGCAAGGGCCGTCCCGTGAAGCTGGTCTGGACGCGCGAAGACGACATGCAGTCGGGGTACTTCCGACCGATCGTCCTGCACGCGCTGAAGATCAAGCTGGACAAGGATGGTCTGCCGGCGGCCTGGCGCCACCGCATCGTCACCCAGTCGATCATGAAGGGCGCGCCCATGCCGATGGGCAAGGGTCCGGACTCCTCGGCGTTCGAGGGCATCAACGACTCGCCCTATCTGAAGGCGACGCCCGTGGTCGACGCCCAGGTGGCGTTCCCCGATGTCGGCGTGCCGGTGCTGTGGTGGCGCTCGGTGGGCGCGACCCATACCGCCTTCGTGATGGAGCACACCATCGACCAGCTGGCCGCCAAGGCCGGCAAGGATCCGGTGGCGTATCGTCGTGCGATCTACACCAAGGCCGGCGCGGAGCGTCACCTGGCGGTCCTCAACCTCGCGCTGGAGAAGGCGGGTCCGAAGGCGACAGCGGGCTGGACGCGCGGTGTCGGCGTCCATGAGAGCTTCGGCTCGGTCGTCGCGCAGATCGCCGAGGTCAAGCTTGAGAACGGCGCGCCTCGCGTCGGCCGTGTCGTGACAGCGATCGATTGCGGTGTGGCCATCTCGCCCGATCAGATCGCCGCGCAGATGGAAGGGGGCACCTGCTATGGCCTGTCGGCCGCCCTGTTCGGCGAGGTGACGCTGACCGACGGTCAGGTGGATCAGACGAACTTCGACGGATACCGCGTGCTGCGGATCAACGAGGCGCCGTCGGTCGAGACCCATATCGTCCCGTCTGGCAACGCGCCCAGCGGCGTCGGCGAGCCCGGCACGCCGGTCATCGCACCCGCCGTGGCTAACGCCTTGTTCGCCCTGAACAAAGCCGCCACGTCTCGCCTGCCCTTCGTAAGATCCGAGGCCTGA
- a CDS encoding (2Fe-2S)-binding protein codes for MAMTLDINGKPVSVQAAPETPLLWVLRDELGMTGTKFGCGLAQCGACTVHMDGQPIRSCVTPIEAVGAAKVTTIEGLGGQHPVQQAWVRHDVPQCGYCQSGQIMSACALLAQKPKPSDQDIDEAMAGNICRCGAYQRIRAAIKDAADFGPPTGEAHADIDEAIVAASGATHRGAGR; via the coding sequence ATGGCCATGACCCTCGATATCAACGGCAAGCCGGTCTCTGTACAGGCCGCGCCGGAAACGCCCTTGCTCTGGGTGTTGCGCGACGAACTGGGCATGACCGGAACCAAGTTCGGCTGCGGATTGGCCCAGTGCGGCGCCTGCACGGTGCATATGGACGGACAGCCGATCCGGTCGTGCGTCACCCCGATCGAAGCGGTCGGCGCGGCCAAGGTGACGACGATCGAGGGCCTGGGCGGCCAACACCCCGTTCAACAGGCCTGGGTGCGGCACGATGTGCCCCAGTGCGGCTACTGCCAGTCCGGGCAGATCATGTCGGCCTGCGCGCTACTGGCCCAGAAGCCCAAGCCCAGCGATCAGGACATCGACGAGGCCATGGCGGGCAACATCTGTCGCTGCGGCGCCTACCAACGCATTCGCGCCGCGATCAAGGACGCCGCCGATTTCGGTCCGCCCACCGGCGAAGCGCACGCCGATATCGATGAAGCCATCGTCGCCGCCTCGGGCGCGACGCACCGGGGAGCCGGCCGATGA
- a CDS encoding MliC family protein has product MQGVRVMRRIVIVVAIVSAALAGCATVAPMDATDAPIRYSCKGGKRFTAAYALHGKRVVVSAGGVTKTLKLARSASGARYTAGQAEIWSKGDDAALTGFPGGPYDACRSQ; this is encoded by the coding sequence TTGCAGGGAGTTCGCGTCATGCGTCGTATCGTTATTGTCGTCGCCATCGTATCGGCGGCGCTCGCGGGCTGCGCCACGGTCGCGCCGATGGATGCGACCGACGCGCCCATTCGCTACAGCTGCAAGGGCGGCAAGCGCTTCACCGCCGCCTACGCCTTGCACGGCAAGCGCGTCGTCGTCTCCGCCGGCGGCGTCACCAAGACCCTCAAGCTGGCGAGGTCCGCCTCCGGGGCGCGCTATACGGCGGGTCAGGCCGAGATCTGGAGCAAGGGTGACGACGCCGCGCTGACAGGTTTCCCCGGTGGCCCCTATGACGCCTGCCGTTCGCAATAG
- a CDS encoding NAD(P)-dependent oxidoreductase — MDSFPAFFPLAGRKVVIAGSGDAAEAKARLFDGSPATLVRLDGHAAYLPGSYSGAAFAFIASSDEVFVQAAAGAARAARVLVNVVDRPELCDFNTPAVIDRGQVVAAVGTGGGAPVLATMLRNDIEAQVPEGTGRVAALLAKFQTEVRKTLPALHERRAFLRDAVMGEAAAAAREGDMDRAGQLFREALAKGGARKGVVRFIAGKGPADLLTLRALRALGSADVLVLDGDVEPEVLKMARRDAERLEADSADAGHLIQLAREGRQIVRLITHPVDPALVHALTQAEVAVEVLPVAT; from the coding sequence TTGGACTCGTTCCCCGCCTTTTTCCCCCTGGCCGGCCGCAAGGTGGTGATCGCCGGGTCCGGCGACGCCGCCGAGGCCAAGGCGCGGCTGTTCGACGGCTCGCCCGCGACGCTGGTTCGCCTGGATGGCCACGCCGCCTATCTGCCAGGGTCCTATAGCGGCGCCGCCTTCGCCTTCATCGCCAGTTCCGACGAGGTCTTCGTGCAGGCTGCCGCCGGCGCGGCGCGCGCGGCGCGGGTCTTGGTCAATGTGGTGGATCGTCCCGAGCTCTGCGACTTCAATACGCCTGCGGTGATCGACCGGGGCCAGGTGGTTGCGGCGGTGGGAACGGGTGGTGGAGCGCCGGTCCTCGCCACCATGCTGCGCAACGACATTGAGGCCCAGGTGCCGGAGGGCACAGGCCGGGTGGCGGCCTTGCTCGCCAAGTTCCAGACCGAGGTCCGCAAGACCTTGCCGGCGTTGCACGAGCGCCGCGCCTTCCTGCGCGATGCGGTGATGGGCGAGGCCGCCGCCGCCGCCCGGGAGGGCGACATGGATCGCGCGGGCCAGCTCTTCCGCGAGGCCTTGGCCAAGGGCGGCGCGCGCAAGGGCGTCGTGCGCTTCATCGCCGGCAAGGGGCCGGCCGACCTGCTCACCCTGCGCGCGCTCCGCGCCCTCGGCTCCGCCGATGTCCTGGTGCTGGACGGCGACGTCGAGCCCGAGGTGCTGAAGATGGCGCGTCGCGACGCCGAGCGGCTGGAAGCGGATAGCGCCGACGCGGGCCACCTGATCCAGCTGGCCCGCGAGGGTCGCCAGATCGTCCGGCTGATCACGCATCCGGTGGATCCGGCCCTGGTGCATGCCCTGACCCAGGCCGAGGTCGCAGTCGAGGTTCTACCCGTCGCGACCTGA
- a CDS encoding MFS transporter has product MAEEGQKRASMRTVVSASSAGTAFEWYDFFIFGSLAQVISKTFFAGLNETAGYIAALALFGVGFAFRPLGALVFGKIGDQDGRKGAFLATVLLMGGATFAIAFLPTYEQAGIIAPILLIILRCLQGFALGGEYGGAAIYVAEHSPANKRGWATSWVQTSAAFGLFGALLVILATRWVLGKYVGPDAFDEWGWRIPFAVSIGLLGISVWMRLKLTESPTFEAMKAEGQASKAPYAEAFGQWSNLKLVILAFVSMMCAQGAVWYTSFFYVQTFMEKFLKVDPVTINELMMIATAISAIFYVVFGWLSDKVGRKPVMLGGMTLALLFYFPGFHLLEKAANPALAEASAKAPVVVFADPKDCSLQFDPVGKTAFVTSCDIVKSTLANAGVSYANEAAPAGTIAVMRIGGDEVVSKSAAGLGKDEVKATKAEVEGRIKAALAEAGYPAKADPARMNMPMILGVLFVFVIAATALFGPLAACLVELFPTRVRYTALSLPYHIGTGWVGGFVPFFAFAIVAAVGNIYAGLWYPFAFTLLSVLTTLFLLPETKERPLN; this is encoded by the coding sequence ATGGCTGAAGAAGGTCAGAAACGCGCGTCAATGCGCACGGTGGTCTCGGCGTCTTCGGCCGGCACCGCGTTCGAGTGGTACGACTTCTTCATCTTCGGGAGCTTGGCCCAGGTGATCTCGAAGACCTTCTTCGCGGGGTTGAACGAGACCGCCGGCTATATCGCCGCCCTGGCTCTGTTTGGCGTCGGTTTCGCGTTCCGGCCGCTGGGCGCTCTGGTCTTCGGCAAGATCGGTGACCAGGACGGTCGCAAGGGCGCCTTCCTGGCCACGGTTCTGCTGATGGGCGGCGCCACCTTCGCCATCGCCTTCCTGCCCACCTACGAGCAGGCCGGGATCATCGCGCCGATCCTGCTGATCATCTTGCGCTGTCTGCAAGGCTTCGCCCTGGGCGGCGAGTATGGCGGGGCGGCGATCTATGTCGCCGAGCACTCGCCGGCCAACAAGCGCGGCTGGGCGACCTCATGGGTGCAGACCTCGGCGGCCTTCGGCCTGTTCGGCGCGCTGCTGGTCATCCTCGCGACCCGATGGGTGCTGGGCAAGTATGTCGGACCCGATGCTTTCGACGAATGGGGCTGGCGGATTCCGTTCGCCGTCTCGATCGGCCTGTTGGGCATTTCGGTCTGGATGCGCCTGAAGCTGACCGAAAGCCCGACCTTTGAAGCCATGAAGGCTGAGGGCCAGGCCTCCAAGGCGCCTTACGCCGAGGCCTTTGGTCAGTGGAGCAACCTCAAGCTGGTGATCCTGGCCTTCGTCTCGATGATGTGCGCCCAGGGCGCGGTCTGGTATACGAGCTTCTTCTACGTCCAGACCTTCATGGAGAAGTTCCTGAAGGTCGACCCGGTGACGATCAACGAACTGATGATGATCGCCACCGCGATCAGCGCTATCTTCTACGTCGTCTTCGGCTGGCTCTCGGACAAGGTGGGCCGCAAGCCGGTGATGCTGGGCGGCATGACCCTGGCGCTGCTGTTCTACTTCCCGGGCTTCCACCTGCTGGAGAAGGCTGCCAATCCGGCCCTCGCCGAAGCCAGCGCCAAGGCCCCCGTCGTAGTGTTCGCCGATCCCAAGGATTGCTCGTTGCAGTTCGATCCGGTGGGCAAGACCGCCTTCGTCACCTCATGCGACATCGTCAAGAGCACCCTGGCCAACGCCGGCGTCTCCTACGCCAACGAGGCGGCGCCGGCCGGCACTATCGCGGTCATGCGGATCGGCGGCGACGAAGTGGTCTCCAAGAGCGCCGCGGGCCTTGGCAAGGACGAGGTCAAGGCGACGAAGGCCGAGGTCGAGGGACGGATCAAGGCTGCGCTCGCCGAGGCCGGCTATCCCGCCAAGGCCGATCCCGCGCGGATGAACATGCCGATGATCCTGGGCGTGCTCTTCGTCTTCGTGATCGCCGCCACCGCCCTGTTCGGGCCGCTGGCCGCCTGTCTGGTCGAACTGTTCCCGACCCGGGTGCGCTATACGGCCCTGTCCCTGCCCTACCACATCGGCACCGGCTGGGTGGGCGGCTTCGTGCCGTTCTTCGCCTTCGCCATCGTGGCGGCGGTCGGCAACATCTATGCGGGCCTCTGGTACCCGTTCGCCTTCACGTTGCTCAGCGTGCTGACCACCCTCTTTCTGCTGCCCGAGACGAAGGAGCGACCGCTCAACTAG
- a CDS encoding PAS domain-containing sensor histidine kinase — protein sequence MSQASTPVPAPTSSFGEGEAARWFFDNASDLFTVISAEGRFISVNDAWTHLTGWARDELVGQPTIKFVHPDSQAALVETGRRLRQTGSAINELKIRCKDDRWIWLQGRSRLGPYGEMVGVMHDISAEVEARLELEAARRTQALLAEEAGIGVWSYEPETQRIDWAPDALALMGVSPEDVATPELFLARLPENQRAEVQAAFVHAARTGEGGALEYRLRANDGRWFTLRATYRTEARPGSGFALKGVSQNITDVARSRDKAIWSERRARRLIEDAPFAVAVYDVDMRLRMVSPRFLEIFRSTEAQVIGKTLTELTNGTRRRFVNRVARALSGEVVTRREDRLYDAEGIEHAFRWEARPWRDVAGEIVGVITYMDEITALTEARREARNNARRLKVALGAARAGVYEIDHEKQAFWGSPEFHRMMGRRIEYQDVREGIWPMVHPEDLTQLYETAATWRREGRRTPQEHEVRLLSPGGEARWARIFHEVRRDGQGKALKAVGLILDIDEKKKAELALIEAERAAQAASEAKAQFLANMSHEIRTPMNGVLGVMHVLKRELPPGDSASLLNEALAAGQMLSTLLDDVIDISRIEAGRLDLNHEPVDPRDLVRGVARLLAAQAAHKGLRLELDLPDDLGWIETDPTRVRQALFNLIGNAVKFTLKGSVTVRAQRRITDAGPHLVFDIIDTGVGVPLEAQKRLFERFQQADAGTTRRFGGSGLGLAITRKLARMLGGEVSFRSVPGEGSTFSLTIAAPPVAPPSAQASETSELLTGLKVLVVEDNPTNQLVARRILEQLGAEVRVADDGAAGVEVAEHGRFDLILMDVQMPGMDGLEAARRIRALPGPASRAPIIALTANVMAHQRAAYRAAGMDGVAAKPISPGALVAEILRLSRIEPDPRCAVA from the coding sequence ATGTCCCAGGCGTCGACCCCCGTGCCCGCGCCCACCTCGTCGTTCGGCGAGGGTGAGGCTGCGCGCTGGTTCTTCGACAACGCCAGCGACCTGTTCACGGTCATTTCCGCCGAGGGCCGGTTCATCAGCGTCAACGACGCCTGGACGCACCTGACCGGCTGGGCCAGGGACGAACTGGTTGGCCAGCCGACGATCAAGTTCGTCCACCCCGACAGCCAGGCCGCGCTGGTCGAAACGGGTCGACGACTGCGCCAGACGGGCTCGGCGATCAATGAACTCAAGATCCGCTGCAAGGACGACCGCTGGATCTGGCTGCAGGGCCGCTCGCGCCTGGGTCCGTACGGCGAGATGGTCGGCGTGATGCACGACATCTCCGCAGAGGTGGAGGCGCGCCTCGAGCTGGAGGCGGCGCGACGCACCCAGGCCCTGCTGGCCGAGGAGGCTGGTATCGGCGTCTGGAGCTACGAGCCTGAGACGCAACGCATCGACTGGGCCCCCGACGCCCTCGCTCTCATGGGTGTTTCGCCCGAGGACGTCGCCACACCGGAACTGTTCCTCGCGCGCCTGCCCGAAAACCAACGCGCCGAGGTCCAGGCGGCCTTCGTTCACGCGGCGCGAACCGGCGAAGGGGGGGCGCTGGAATACCGGCTGCGCGCCAACGACGGCCGCTGGTTCACGCTGCGCGCGACCTACCGCACTGAGGCCAGACCCGGGTCCGGGTTCGCGCTGAAGGGCGTGTCGCAGAACATCACCGACGTGGCCCGCAGCCGTGACAAGGCGATCTGGAGCGAGCGCCGCGCGCGCCGCCTGATCGAGGACGCGCCGTTCGCGGTGGCGGTCTATGACGTCGACATGCGGCTACGCATGGTCAGTCCGCGCTTCCTGGAGATCTTCCGCTCAACCGAAGCCCAGGTCATCGGCAAGACCCTGACCGAACTGACCAACGGGACGCGCCGCCGCTTCGTGAACCGCGTCGCTCGCGCGCTTTCGGGCGAGGTGGTGACGCGTCGCGAGGATCGCCTCTATGACGCGGAGGGGATCGAGCACGCGTTTCGCTGGGAGGCGCGGCCCTGGCGCGACGTCGCCGGCGAGATTGTCGGTGTCATCACCTATATGGACGAGATCACCGCCCTGACCGAGGCGCGGCGCGAGGCGCGGAACAACGCGCGGCGGCTGAAGGTCGCCCTGGGCGCGGCGCGGGCGGGCGTCTACGAGATCGACCACGAGAAGCAGGCCTTCTGGGGGTCGCCGGAGTTCCATCGGATGATGGGGCGTCGGATCGAGTACCAGGACGTCCGTGAGGGGATCTGGCCGATGGTGCATCCGGAGGACCTGACCCAGCTCTACGAAACTGCGGCCACCTGGCGACGTGAGGGTCGCCGCACGCCCCAAGAGCATGAGGTGCGACTGCTCTCGCCCGGTGGCGAGGCGCGGTGGGCGCGGATCTTTCACGAGGTCCGCCGCGACGGCCAGGGCAAGGCGCTCAAGGCCGTGGGCCTGATCCTCGACATCGACGAGAAGAAGAAGGCCGAGCTGGCCTTGATCGAAGCCGAGCGCGCGGCCCAGGCCGCCAGCGAGGCCAAGGCCCAGTTCCTGGCCAATATGAGTCACGAAATCCGCACCCCCATGAACGGGGTGCTGGGCGTCATGCATGTCCTGAAGCGCGAGTTGCCGCCGGGAGACAGCGCGAGCCTGCTGAACGAGGCGCTCGCCGCCGGCCAGATGTTGTCGACCCTGCTGGACGACGTCATCGATATCTCCCGCATCGAGGCGGGGCGCCTGGACCTGAACCATGAGCCCGTCGACCCGCGTGACCTCGTGCGGGGTGTCGCCCGGCTGCTGGCCGCGCAGGCGGCGCACAAGGGCCTGCGCCTGGAACTGGATCTCCCGGACGACCTCGGCTGGATCGAGACCGATCCCACGCGCGTACGCCAGGCGTTGTTCAATCTGATCGGCAACGCCGTGAAGTTCACCTTGAAGGGTTCGGTGACCGTCCGCGCGCAGCGCCGCATCACCGACGCTGGGCCGCATCTGGTGTTCGACATCATCGACACCGGGGTCGGGGTGCCGCTGGAGGCCCAGAAGCGGCTTTTCGAACGTTTCCAACAAGCCGATGCGGGAACGACGCGCCGCTTCGGCGGCTCGGGTCTGGGGCTGGCGATCACGCGCAAGCTGGCGCGCATGCTTGGGGGTGAGGTGTCCTTCCGCTCGGTCCCCGGCGAAGGCTCGACATTCTCACTGACCATCGCCGCGCCGCCCGTCGCCCCGCCGAGCGCCCAGGCCAGCGAGACCTCGGAGCTGCTGACCGGCCTGAAAGTTCTTGTCGTGGAGGACAATCCCACCAACCAGCTGGTGGCGCGTCGCATCCTTGAGCAGCTGGGCGCGGAAGTCCGTGTGGCCGACGACGGCGCTGCGGGCGTCGAAGTCGCGGAGCATGGCCGCTTTGACCTGATCCTGATGGATGTGCAGATGCCCGGCATGGACGGGCTTGAAGCCGCGCGACGGATTCGCGCCCTTCCCGGCCCGGCGAGCCGGGCGCCGATCATCGCCCTTACCGCCAATGTCATGGCCCATCAGCGGGCCGCCTATCGCGCCGCAGGCATGGACGGGGTCGCCGCCAAGCCGATCTCACCCGGCGCCTTGGTGGCCGAAATCCTGCGACTGTCCAGGATCGAGCCGGACCCCCGCTGCGCCGTCGCCTAA